A genomic segment from Limisphaera ngatamarikiensis encodes:
- a CDS encoding glycoside hydrolase, with protein sequence MRTRNHRTWHLLLPWLIPSALLVAGPGHLENGGFENGLTGWRPLWTRQTNAGRLQLDPHTVHTGQSAARIEHRGNLDWSFEPALQLSVVPGQVVVFQAWTRKTGSGTAYLCASLWAPDGRVMEWTYGSREIHNSDSWQLHQVRWVVPDGVARLQPRFIGTGTATLWIDDVNLEHPTENARPPDPNLPPALTWENPLLTVTLITSNVTLHVTDRRTGHTWHQVPLHRELRTLCATPQPRGFQLVLDQQAWDRTLHLTLEGEPEKPEFTIELSSPGPMQNGPLRFPHPFESQPGQYLVIPMNEGISYPVEDPDVDLFRLVTYGGHGLCMAFWGVTDGTNGYAAIFKTADDAAIQIHRRNGRLTVAPEWDAQTGQFGYPRRLRYIFFNQGGHVAIAKRYRRYAREIGRFRTLAEKRQQNPHVDLLIGAVNVWCWDPDPVSIVREMQQTGIERILWSQGQPPETLRKLNELGVLTGRYDIYQDVMDPARFPHLKGIHPDWPTEAWPDDLIRDATGRWIPGWEVETRDGTRIPCGVLCDSRALHYARPRISNELATHPYRARFIDTTTASPWRECYDPAHPMTRSDSRHHRMQLLQFVSTDMNLVTGSETGHDAAVPYVHYFEGMLSLGPYRVPDAGRDMARIWTEVPPQLARYQLGWRYRLPLWELVYHDCVVAQWYWGDYSNKLPALWDLRDLFNLLYGTPPMFMFDRKLWHEQKQRFVRSYRTVCPVARRVGYTEMTDHRFLSPDRAVQQTRFANGVTITVNFSDSPRRTPDGSTLPPLGYRVDINPN encoded by the coding sequence GTGAGAACCCGGAATCATCGGACGTGGCACCTCCTCCTGCCGTGGCTGATCCCCTCCGCCCTCCTCGTCGCCGGGCCGGGCCACCTCGAAAACGGTGGCTTCGAAAACGGCCTGACCGGTTGGCGGCCGCTCTGGACCCGCCAAACCAACGCCGGCCGGCTTCAGCTCGACCCTCACACCGTGCACACCGGTCAAAGCGCCGCACGAATCGAGCACCGGGGAAACCTGGACTGGAGTTTTGAACCCGCGCTCCAACTCTCCGTGGTCCCCGGCCAGGTCGTCGTCTTCCAGGCCTGGACCCGCAAAACCGGGTCAGGCACCGCGTATTTGTGTGCCTCCCTCTGGGCACCGGACGGTCGCGTGATGGAATGGACCTACGGCAGCCGGGAAATCCACAACTCGGATTCCTGGCAGCTCCACCAGGTCCGCTGGGTTGTCCCCGATGGAGTGGCCCGGCTCCAGCCGCGGTTCATCGGCACCGGCACCGCCACCCTCTGGATCGACGACGTGAACCTGGAACACCCTACGGAAAACGCACGACCACCGGATCCCAACCTGCCCCCGGCCCTGACGTGGGAAAACCCCCTCCTCACAGTCACTCTGATCACGTCCAACGTCACCCTCCACGTCACCGACCGGCGAACCGGCCACACCTGGCATCAGGTCCCGCTACATCGCGAACTCCGCACCCTGTGCGCCACCCCCCAGCCCCGGGGATTCCAACTGGTACTCGATCAACAGGCATGGGATCGCACGCTCCACCTCACCCTCGAGGGCGAGCCGGAAAAACCGGAGTTCACCATCGAACTATCCTCCCCCGGGCCCATGCAAAACGGCCCCCTCCGATTCCCCCACCCATTCGAAAGTCAGCCCGGCCAATACCTCGTCATCCCCATGAACGAGGGCATCTCCTACCCGGTGGAAGATCCGGACGTGGACCTCTTCCGCCTCGTCACCTACGGCGGACACGGCCTCTGCATGGCCTTTTGGGGCGTCACCGACGGCACCAACGGTTATGCCGCCATTTTCAAAACCGCCGACGACGCAGCCATCCAGATCCATCGCCGCAACGGCCGGCTCACCGTCGCTCCCGAATGGGACGCCCAAACCGGCCAGTTCGGCTATCCCCGCCGGCTCCGCTACATCTTCTTCAACCAGGGCGGCCACGTGGCCATCGCCAAACGTTACCGCCGGTACGCCCGCGAAATCGGACGGTTCCGCACCCTCGCAGAAAAACGCCAACAAAACCCGCACGTGGACCTCCTGATCGGCGCCGTCAACGTGTGGTGCTGGGATCCCGACCCCGTCTCCATCGTCCGCGAAATGCAGCAGACCGGCATTGAACGCATCCTTTGGAGCCAGGGCCAACCCCCGGAAACCCTCCGCAAACTCAACGAACTCGGTGTCTTGACCGGTCGCTACGACATCTACCAGGACGTCATGGACCCCGCCCGGTTCCCACACCTGAAGGGAATCCATCCCGATTGGCCCACCGAGGCCTGGCCCGACGACCTCATCCGCGACGCCACCGGCCGGTGGATCCCGGGGTGGGAGGTCGAGACACGCGACGGCACGCGCATCCCCTGCGGCGTCCTCTGCGACAGCCGCGCCCTTCACTACGCCCGACCCCGCATCTCCAACGAACTGGCCACCCACCCGTACCGCGCACGCTTCATCGACACCACCACCGCCAGCCCGTGGCGCGAATGCTACGACCCCGCCCATCCCATGACCCGCTCCGACAGCCGCCACCACCGCATGCAGTTGCTCCAATTCGTTTCCACGGACATGAACCTCGTCACCGGATCGGAAACCGGACACGACGCCGCCGTTCCCTACGTCCACTACTTCGAGGGCATGCTCAGCCTCGGACCTTATCGGGTGCCCGACGCCGGCCGGGACATGGCCCGGATCTGGACCGAAGTCCCACCCCAACTCGCCCGTTACCAGCTCGGCTGGCGCTACCGCCTGCCCCTGTGGGAACTGGTCTATCACGACTGCGTCGTGGCCCAATGGTACTGGGGCGATTACAGCAACAAACTCCCCGCCCTCTGGGACCTGCGCGACCTCTTCAACCTCCTCTACGGCACCCCGCCCATGTTCATGTTCGACCGCAAACTCTGGCACGAGCAAAAGCAGCGTTTCGTCCGGTCCTACCGCACCGTCTGCCCCGTCGCACGCCGCGTCGGTTACACCGAAATGACCGATCACCGCTTTCTCTCCCCCGACCGCGCCGTCCAACAAACCCGCTTCGCCAACGGGGTCACCATCACCGTGAACTTCAGTGACTCACCCCGGCGCACACCGGACGGATCCACCCTCCCACCCCTCGGCTACCGCGTCGACATCAACCCAAACTGA